A genome region from Nycticebus coucang isolate mNycCou1 chromosome 22, mNycCou1.pri, whole genome shotgun sequence includes the following:
- the LOC128575548 gene encoding 39S ribosomal protein L42, mitochondrial-like: protein MAGAAVKRVISKRSILKRLFPIQNGALYCVCHKSTYSSLPDDYNCKVELALTSDGRTIVCYHPSVAIPYEHTKPIPLPDPVCNNEETHDQVLKTRLAEKCERLEQGPMIEQLSKMFFTTKHRWYPHGQYHTHHKKLNPPKDR, encoded by the coding sequence ATGGCTGGAGCAGCAGTAAAACGGGTGATATCAAAGAGAAGTATCTTGAAACGTTTATTTCCAATCCAAAATGGAGCTTTATATTGTGTTTGTCATAAATCTACATATTCTTCTCTACCAGATGACTATAATTGCAAAGTGGAGCTTGCTTTGACATCTGATGGCAGGACAATAGTATGCTACCATCCTTCTGTGGCCATTCCATATGAACACACAAAACCTATTCCTCTACCAGATCCTGTGTGTAATAATGAAGAAACACATGATCAAGTGCTGAAAACCAGATTAGCAGAAAAATGTGAACGCCTTGAACAAGGACCCATGATAGAACAACTTAGCAAAATGTTCTTTACTACTAAGCACCGTTGGTATCCTCATGGACAGTATCACACTCATCATAAGAAACTGAATCCTCCAAAGGACAGATGA